The sequence CTTCTGCAAGAAGAGGCTGGGTTTTCTTTCATCAGCTGTGTTGTCCTGTTAACATTCTGTACAAAGGATGCCCTCCCAAAGTTTGCTCTTTTCCCTTCAGCAGCAATTGTCACTGTTACAGTGTGACAGAGCAGAACTGGATGTCCTCTGCCTCTCTAAGTACCTACAAGTGCatgcatggaaataaaaaagagtATTCCAACAGACTTGTCTATATCCATGGTTTTTCAGACTTCTAAGTCTTCAAAACTCCTTTTTTATGTGAGTGAGGCATCACCTACTTCCAAAGAATTCTGGCACAAAGGGGAAGCTCTCCATGCACAAaaggagctgctgtgagcaggcTGGTTCACAGAGgaacagagcagctccagcaggaacagACACTGAGAATTTCCATCATGGAAATTCCTCAAGTAATGCTGTTTGTTAACATCCATCAAATGACAAGGTTTGGTTTggcattttttgctttttaaaccaAATGTTCAGCATGTTACCTCAATTCCCCAGCATTCCATTTCGTGTTTTTCCTCAATCATCTCCACCTGTTACTTCAAGGGGGGATGACAAAAACAACACACTTCAGAACTGTCATTTATATCAGATACAGCAGCAGCATGTAATCCATATGGCAATGTACAGCATGGCCAGGGAACTGCATCTGAGTAATAAGGGGAAAGTGATCAATTAATCAATCAACACCGAGCTCAAAGCTCAACAAAATAAAGCATATGtgtatacaaaaaaaaaatccccttgtTTGGCATCTCTGCACATTCTAAAATATTGTCTTTGGCAAATGTACCATGCAAAGCAGATGCTAAATACTCAGCACACAGAGTGGCCTTCAAAAGCACCAGCTGAAAACACACATGGAAGAGGCTCATGAATTGCAGAACAGGTTTATATATTGATTTCTTTTACTGACATTTCAGCATATGGCTCATACAGAACCACCAGCACACAAAGACACCTAAAATAACAGAGCTGAACTGCCCAGAACAAGTGCAAGCTAAGGACTTCTAcattcttttatttcctttttagtGCTTGAATGTGTTTGCTGGATGCAGGGTCCATGAAGCTCCTGTCACGAGACACTGCAGGGCATTTCTCACTGGCAGATCTTTACTGGGCACATCTGGGgtaaaagcagcagctctgggatgcaGGATGACAACTCGGGGACATCTTGGGCTACAAGGCACCTCACCTGCATTTGGACAGCTTAGCAAACGTTAAGGgatctcccccagcccctctgagccctcctgggcagcagtttttggcagctccagctgccacaggcagagttcctgcaggacaggagcctcctgctcccctggcagcacagggacacagggccaGCCCTCCCCAGTCACACCTGGCTGACACATTACTAAAAGAAGCCCCAAAGTAGAATTTCATGGTTTCTTCTGGTCCCCCTCAACACAAAGAATACAAGGCTTTGATAGGAAGTACCCTGTGGTCTGTTTGTGGGCAGACACATCTCATGTCATGGAGTGCCCAGCCACTCCTGATTCTGACATCTTCAAAAGGAGATTCCAACTTCCTAAGAAACCACATTTCCATACTCCCACTTCACTCACTCCCTCAACACAACAGCTCTATGTTCTTACCCCTTTTAATAATCTAACTCAGGTAACTAAAAGACATTtctttaaataacattttaaaaattgtatctCTGTTAAAAAATAGTGTAAACAATTCAAGATTTGGTTCTGAAATAGTCTTGTAGTGCTCCAGCCACTAAAGTGAGCTGCcaccccacagcacagccaaccAGGGACACAAAGCTCCCAGGGGGATTTGATCCCTACAGAGTGCACTGATTTGTTTTCAAAAGGgctaaaaacttttttttttttttttaatcctcagCAGAAAATGTAAACAATATTTAGGATTATTTATTCCAGCAAGACTCACATCCAGCAGGCTGAAAACAAGAGAATCCAGTCCATACTCCCTCATGTGGACAGTGTCACTTATTCAGCAATAGGATTCTGACAGAACAGAGTGTTCCATGCAAGTGCCAACTCTGGCAggtaaaaaaaagaattaaaaaagaataGAAATTATGGCAGCATCTGAGGTTACAAACCTTGaggtgttttggtgttttttttttaactgaactGTAACCTACTGAGAAAACACAACAGAAACTCCAAACCCAAGAACAATCTAAACAAACACTGATAAATTCTGCCAAGTAAaacacagccagcagctgctaAGTGCTCACCTGGGTTACCTGCCTCATGAAGCACACAGGGAACTTCTGCCATGACATTTTAGGGGGAAATGCCAAACAACCTTTAATTTGCTCTCCTGACTCCTTTCAAATAGAGTCAAAATATCTTCACATTCCTTTCAAGAGACAACCTCCAGTGTGGAGTTTTTACACCTTGTACCTCAAGACCTGTGCCAGGACTGTGTTCTGCAGGAGGGGGACCCCAGACAGCAAGGACATTATTCTGCTCCCTCCACAGCTGTAGTGGAAACTGCCTTAACATAATAGGGGCCCTCGTGGAGGTAAGCCCTGAGCCTCAGGTAGTACTGATTGCCAAAGATCTCTGCAATGGTTTTGGAGTTCACCAGGGCCTTCACCAGTTCGTATTTGGCGTCCTTGGAAGCTTTGTCAGGCTCCACAGATCTGTCCACAACGTACTCCACAAACCCTGGGCTGTTCAGCATCAGCTTCTGGGCCCATGGCTGGTTTGCAATGGCCTGAAAACAGGAAGACAAAAGATGTGAGAGGGagggaaacattttaaaacccatAAAAGCAGCTACACAGTAGGGTTTTGGTACAGGACAAATTAAATGAGAGAAGAAACCACCACTCAAATCAAGCAGCAGGGTTTAACACTGGAGAACAAGTAGTGTTCAGTGCTCATCTTCAAAGTTTTGAGGGAATTATCACAGCAGTGCCTCTGCTAGAGAAGCAGCACCTTAGTGCACAactcttgcctttttttctccctctccaaTTTATCAGAAAATTAGCATTACAGACATGATGTGTCTGCTGCATCACTTAAATGGGGAAGCCAAGTGGGGCCTGAGGAAAAGGCCTTTCTCTGACCACTTCTGGGCTTCAGCTAGAAGTTGGTGGTATTCACTtccaagaaagaaataaatctgaGACTGAATGGCAGGACAAGTCCCTCCCTGAtgttaaaaagcaaaagcactCACAGTAAACACCCGTAAAGCCCCACAGTGGAGATCAGGGAAGGGCTGAGTACTGATGCTCCTgaacagctccaggggctggcTGGACAAGGATGTGAACCAGGATTCAGTCATTCTTAAGAGGTCTTCtgtctgctgctctggctgcataAATCACAAAAATGAGTTTGGTTAGGATTATGAAAAGCTTTCAGGTTTTTGGGATGTGTTCAAATGGTTTAGTCACCCCTTCAGAGCTACACTGTTAACCCTGATCCCTGGACACAAAGACCACAGGGACTGCAGCAGTTTGCCCCCATCCCTCTGAGTACAAGGGTATGAACCTGCTTCCTCTCATTCCCTCATCAATGAAGCCTTGACTTCATCTTTTATTAACATTTCAGAACACCTGGCACCttacaaacaaacccaaacctttAGCAGACCAGGGAATTTCACACCAGTAAATCCATGTCTCAGAACACTGAAAACCCCACTGCCACCCAACCTAGAGGCTACAAAATGTCTCCTCAGTCACTCAGGTGTGTGATGATTTCATTCTTGGAgatttcaagaaaaaaacaaagacaaaaagctCAACTTACAGGCAAGTAAAGCAGGGATGAAATCGCATCCAGGCACCGAAGCCGTAACTCAGTGGGGGCATTCTTGGCCTGGTGCCCTATTTTGCTTAAGATATTTTGAAATCTACttcctttcaaaacaaaaacaaagtgCTTTTAATTAATTCAGCCAGATCTCTACAGGAATACAGTCACCCATCAGTTACATTACAAATTTATTCATTAGATAAGTGAATATATTTTTCAATTCCTTTCTGTATTACCCCAAACCAATTCACTCCTATATGataaagtattaaaaaaagatACTAACTAGTTTTCTGTAAAACCTGTTTGCCTTCCACATTTGATCCCAGGATTCCCAGTGTGTCCACAGCCACTCCAATCATGGTTGGATCCTGACTTTCTGCCATTTCAAAGACTTTTTCCATAAAGACAGGGTAGCGCTCACAGATCTGCTGGGGACTGTCCACAACAGCCAGATTGCCAAAAAATTTAACAAATCCTGAGGAAACAAGACCAAAAAAAGCATTGAGTGGAAGAACAGCAATGGCAAGATTAAATGGACATTAATGTGAGATTGATTTGTTCCTAAACATGTGTTATTAAGGCTGAATAATGTTGGTAAAAAGCTCAAAATAAAGCCAGAACTAAGCAACAAGCCAAATATTTTGACTGTTGCTTAATTCATGATGTTTGCACTCCTAAAAAAGGCTACAATAACACAAACTTTAAAGCtacagcacagcctgcccagatCTTATTGAGGAACATCCTTCATGTGTCAAGCTGTCATTcagcatttttaaatattttacacaTCCAATCTAATATTCAAAATTTCCTCTAAGCTCTCAACAGAGAGGTTTGGCAGCGCTGTCCATTTAACCCACTGCCAAAGCAAGCAGCAAGGCCTGGGAAGAAGGAATGCATGGTGGCACCTGGCAGGtagaagctggagaaggggtcTGAGTCTGCCCCCAGGATGATGTTGGAGATCCTGTCGATGACTCCCTGCTGGGCCAggtgctgcctgccctgggggcTGTGTGCCAGCGAGGTCAGCATCTCGATGCACGTGGCTCTGCAACACACACGGAGCTCAGTTTGGCACAGGAGGGGCCTGAAGCACTCAGGGATTGGGAAAAAGAAGCCACAGCCATAAGACACAATCCTAGCAAAGAAACACAAATGATCCCAAGTGTTCAAGCTCCTCTGAGCTCGTTCAGCTCTTTGGATTTGGGAATGAATTTGAAGTTTTTCTGCTGCAGCCAAACGTGGTGATTATCACTCCAGCTCAGTCCTCAGATTAAGGTATGAAGTATTTCACACCCAGGACAGTTTAAGAAGCTTTTCTGAACAGGGTTTTACAAgaaacacacacaaatacatTTATTAGAGTTTTAACAATGGTGGAAATGTCCTTGGCAAACTCACCAACATACCTGATCAGCACATCCTCTCCAGTCAGCTCCCCAATCAACTCAGGGATCAACCCACTGCTTGCACAGTAATTCAGAGACTCTGCTGACACTGATGAAATCTCCACAATTAactaaataaaagcaaaaaatacaatttataaAACATTATAATAATTCACAGCAACAGCCAAATACATCTCCTGTGCTAATTAACCTTACATATATTAAATATGGAATTAATCACATTTTTATCATTAACCCAAATGAAGCAAGTTCACAAGGAGTTCCAAGTTTACAGCACAAGCATTTGATCTCTACTCACAATCAGCTCTTCCTGTGCTATGCCCACTAAGCTCTAGAAGGTTTAAATTGTGTTATTTCTCCTTTAACAAACATCTCTAGACTGACAGCTGGCATTGCTCCAAAACTCCTAGCAGCACTTCACATCCAAAAGTCAAGGGGTTACAGTTAAccattttacttttattttcacagaaacAAGCTCTTTCTGGTGCCTTTAGTGATTCTGTGCAGCCCTTCCAATGCCTCAGGCACCACAAGTTAGAAAATGAACAGCAATTCACACCAAAAAGCGAGAAAGAGAAGTCATGACACCACGAGAGCCCCCAGTGCTGCCATTTCCCCACTCCTTTCCAGTCCTGACACAACACAGACATGCAGAAAAGCAGGTAAAGCAGTGAGGAGCAATCATTTAGCAGCCACAAAAgccaggcagaggggcagagcccggggagCTGCCCACCTCGTAGACCCTGTAGCGAACGACGTCGCTGGTGGCCATGACCCTCCTGAGGTCACCCAGCAAGCTGCTCCCAAGCAGagcctccaggccctgctggctctgggcaagCCTTGACAGAGATCTGATGGCCTGCAAGCAAAAACAGCAGCTTGCTgttaaaaagagaataaaatccGAGGCTGTCAGGCTTTAGTCCCTGTAATTCACTTTTCACGGGTGAGAGCTCATTGTTTTTGTCACCCAACCACCCCAGCTGGCAGAGGAATGGGACAGTAAAGGCACCTTTACCTCTTTGGCCACTGCTATTTTCTCCTCACCAATGCAGTTGATGATCTGCTGTAACAGCTCGGGGCTGTGCAGGATctctgggacagcagctgggtCCTCAACAATCCTCCCAACCTGGTCAAAGGGCCACAGGAAATAACGTGAGAACAAATTGTTTCCCACTGTAAGGGTACTCAAGCACTGGAAGAGCTGAGCAGGACGCCAGagtcattttaatattttaatatattaatatgtTAATATATCAAtattaacatatttttaatattttaatattttaatgtttttggaTCAAAACCCAACTGGACAACACCTGAGCAGCTGCTCTCAGCTGAACTTGTAgaaatccaccccaaaccacaacATCCCACAATCCTCTCCTTTGCAGTTAATGCAGCAGTGTCGATCTCCCACAGCCTGCTTGGTGTTTCCACTGGAGTTTAAAGCGTCCTGAATATCAAAATGTTGCTGCTTTTAATTCTCCCATCACCTGCTGGCCTGGAGAGCTTTAGCCAGGAGACGTGGCACAGGTTTTATTCACAACCTGCTTTTGTCAGGACATAGCTTTGGGCATTTTTACTGACATATCACATTGTACACACACTGCAGGGTGATTATCCGACATGGAAGCAGTGCAGGACACAATTCCTGCTTCCACCACAAACCGAGGCAGGAAGAGCAGATGGGGACAAGCCCAGagctctgtcccctcctcccGGAGGAAAGGCGCTACCTGGGCCATGGTGAGGATCTTCACCGAGTCCTCGGGGTGGAAAAGGCCCTTGCGCAGCTCCTCCCGCAGGTTCTGGATCACGTACGGCGGGTCCAGGGCCGGCAGGAGCCTCTCCAGGACGGAAACACACGCGGACACCTGCTCCCTGGGCGGCACGGAGAGAAAACCGAGCCCGTGAGCAGAGAGACACCGCCGTGCCACCTCCCGCCCCGAAGGAACgcagggaatgagggaatgaggCGGGGAAGCGGCAGGAGGGAACAGCAGCGGGGAGAACAGCAGCGGGGCCGCGCAGGCCCGCCGCACCGCGCCGGAGCTCACCGGTCGCTGCTGCCGAGGAGGCCGAAGAGCGCCCTCAGGTGGTGCTCGGCGAGGCGGGGGCGCAGGGCGGCGAGCGGCACGGCCTGCACGGCGAGCCGCAGGGCCCGCAGCTCCTCCAGCGTGGcgcccggccgcgccgcccgctccagcagcgccgccgccgcctccgccaTCTTGGCCGCCTCCGCCGGCTCCCGGCGGCCTCGCGAGAACTCGCGTCGCCCGTAGCAACCGCCGGGAGGGAGTATCGCGAGAGCGCGGGGCGCCCGTAGCAACCGCCGCGCCGTTGCTAAGGGCGCCCTTTGCGTCCGGCTAAATGTAAACAAAGTGTGCGCGCGCCGCGCCCCTGGCTCCGCCCCTCAGGGCGCGCGGGGGGCGTGGTCATGGTAATGAGGGGGCGCGGTCTCGGTAATGAGGGGGCGTGGTACCGTAATGAGGGGGCGTGGTCCCTGTAATGAGGGGGCGGGGCATCGGTAATGAGGGGGCAGAGCATATGTAATGAGTGGGCGTGGCATCGGTAATGAGGGGGCGTGGTATCGGTAATGAGGGGCGTGGCCCGGGTAATAAAGAGGCGTGGTCTCGGTAATATGAGGCGTGACCTCTGTAATTAAGAGGCGTGGTCCCGGTAATGAGGGGGCGTGGTCCCGGTAATAGGAGGCGTGCTCCCGCCAATTAAGGGGCGTGTTCATGTTAATTAAGGGGCGTGGTCCCGGTAATAAGGGGGTGTGTTCTCGGTAATAAAGAGGCGTGGTCTCGGTAATAGGAGGCGTGGTCTCGGTAATGAGGGGGGCGTGGCCCGCGTAATTAAGGGGCGTGAGCCCAGTAATAAACGGTCGTGGTCATTGTAATTAAGGAGCGTGTTCCCGGTAAGGAGGAGGCGTGGCCCCGGCAATGAGGGGGCGTGGCCCTGGTAATGAGGGGGTGTGGCCCGTTAATGAGGGGGCGTGGTC is a genomic window of Passer domesticus isolate bPasDom1 chromosome 18, bPasDom1.hap1, whole genome shotgun sequence containing:
- the PSMD5 gene encoding 26S proteasome non-ATPase regulatory subunit 5, whose translation is MAEAAAALLERAARPGATLEELRALRLAVQAVPLAALRPRLAEHHLRALFGLLGSSDREQVSACVSVLERLLPALDPPYVIQNLREELRKGLFHPEDSVKILTMAQVGRIVEDPAAVPEILHSPELLQQIINCIGEEKIAVAKEAIRSLSRLAQSQQGLEALLGSSLLGDLRRVMATSDVVRYRVYELIVEISSVSAESLNYCASSGLIPELIGELTGEDVLIRATCIEMLTSLAHSPQGRQHLAQQGVIDRISNIILGADSDPFSSFYLPGFVKFFGNLAVVDSPQQICERYPVFMEKVFEMAESQDPTMIGVAVDTLGILGSNVEGKQVLQKTRSRFQNILSKIGHQAKNAPTELRLRCLDAISSLLYLPPEQQTEDLLRMTESWFTSLSSQPLELFRSISTQPFPDLHCGALRVFTAIANQPWAQKLMLNSPGFVEYVVDRSVEPDKASKDAKYELVKALVNSKTIAEIFGNQYYLRLRAYLHEGPYYVKAVSTTAVEGAE